The following coding sequences lie in one Raphanus sativus chloroplast, complete genome genomic window:
- the ndhB gene encoding NADH dehydrogenase subunit 2 has product MIWHVQNENFILDSTRIFMKAFHLLLFDGSFIFPECILIFGLILLLMIDSTSDQKDIPWLYFISSTSFVMSITALLFRWREEPMISFSGNFQTNNFNEIFQFLILLCSTLCIPLSVEYIECTEMAITEFLLFVLTATLGGMFLCGANDLITIFVAPECFSLCSYLLSGYTKKDVRSNEATMKYLLMGGASSSILVHGFSWLYGSSGGEIELQEIVNGLINTQMYNSPGISIALIFITVGIGFKLSLAPSHQWTPDVYEGSPTPVVAFLSVTSKVAASALATRIFDIPFYFSSNEWHLLLEILAILSMILGNLIAITQTSMKRMLAYSSIGQIGYVIIGIIVGDSNGGYASMITYMLFYISMNLGTFACIILFGLRTGTDNIRDYAGLYTKDPFLALSLALCLLSLGGLPPLAGFFGKLHLFWCGWRAGLYFLVSIGLLTSVLSIYYYLKIIKLLMTGRNQEITPHVRNYRISPLRSTNSIELSMIVCVIASTIPGISMNPIIAIAQDTLFSF; this is encoded by the exons ATGATCTGGCATGTACAGAATGAAAATTTCATTCTCGATTCTACGAGAATTTTTATGAAAGCCTTTCATTTGCTTCTCTTCGATGGAAGTTTTATTTTCCCAGAATGTATCCTAATTTTTGGCCTAATCCTTCTTCTGATGATCGATTCAACCTCTGATCAAAAAGATATACCTTGGTTATATTTCATCTCGTCAACAAGTTTCGTAATGAGCATAACGGCCCTATTGTTCCGATGGAGAGAAGAACCTATGATTAGCTTTTCAGGAAATTTCCAAACGAACAATTTCAACGAAATCTTTCAATTTCTTATTTTACTATGTTCAACTCTCTGTATTCCTCTATCCGTAGAGTACATTGAATGTACAGAAATGGCTATAACAGAGTTTCTGTTATTCGTATTAACAGCTACTCTAGGAGGAATGTTTTTATGTGGTGCTAACGATTTAATAACTATCTTTGTAGCTCCAGAATGTTTCAGTTTATGCTCCTACCTATTATCTGGATATACCAAGAAAGATGTACGATCTAATGAAGCTACTATGAAATATTTACTCATGGGTGGGGCAAGCTCTTCTATTCTGGTTCATGGTTTCTCTTGGCTATATGGTTCATCCGGGGGAGAGATTGAGCTTCAAGAAATAGTGAATGGTCTTATCAATACACAAATGTATAACTCCCCAGGAATTTCAATTGCGCTTATATTCATCACTGTAGGAATTGGGTTCAAGCTTTCCCTAGCCCCTTCTCATCAATGGACTCCTGACGTATACGAAGGA TCTCCCACTCCAGTCGTTGCTTTTCTTTCTGTTACTTCGAAAGTAGCTGCTTCAGCTTTAGCCACTCGAATTTTCGATATTCCTTTTTATTTCTCATCAAATGAATGGCATCTTCTTCTGGAAATCCTAGCTATTCTTAGCATGATATTGGGGAATCTCATTGCTATTACTCAAACAAGCATGAAACGTATGCTTGCATATTCGTCCATAGGTCAAATCGGATATGTAATTATTGGAATAATTGTTGGAGACTCAAATGGTGGATATGCGAGCATGATAACTTATATGCTGTTCTATATCTCCATGAATCTAGGAACTTTTGCTTGCATTATATTATTTGGTCTACGTACCGGAACTGATAACATTCGAGATTATGCAGGATTATACACAAAAGATCCTTTTTTGGCTCTCTCTTTAGCTCTATGTCTCTTATCCCTAGGAGGTCTTCCTCCACTAGCAGGTTTTTTTGGAAAACTCCATTTATTCTGGTGTGGATGGCGGGCAGGCCTATATTTCTTGGTTTCAATAGGACTCCTTACGAGCGTTCTTTCTATCTACTATTATCTAAAAATAATCAAGTTATTAATGACTGGACGAAACCAAGAAATAACCCCTCACGTGCGAAATTATAGAATATCCCCTTTAAGATCAACCAATTCCATCGAATTGAGTATGATTGTATGTGTGATAGCATCTACTATACCAGGAATATCAATGAACCCGATTATTGCGATTGCTCAGGATACCCTTTTTAGCTTCTAG
- the rps7 gene encoding ribosomal protein S7, producing the protein MSRRGTAEEKTAKSDPIYRNRLVNMLVNRILKHGKKSLAYQIIYRALKKIQQKTETNPLSVLRQAIRGVTPDIAVKARRVGGSTHQVPIEIGSTQGKALAIRWLLGASRKRPGRNMAFKLSSELVDAAKGSGDAIRKKEETHRMAEANRAFAHFR; encoded by the coding sequence ATGTCACGTCGAGGTACTGCAGAAGAAAAAACTGCAAAATCCGATCCAATTTATCGTAATCGATTAGTTAACATGTTGGTTAACCGTATTCTGAAACACGGAAAAAAATCATTGGCTTATCAAATTATCTATCGAGCCTTGAAAAAGATTCAACAAAAGACAGAAACAAATCCACTATCTGTTTTACGTCAAGCAATACGTGGAGTAACTCCCGATATAGCAGTAAAAGCAAGACGTGTAGGCGGATCAACTCATCAAGTTCCCATTGAAATAGGATCCACGCAAGGAAAAGCACTTGCCATTCGTTGGTTATTAGGGGCATCCCGAAAACGTCCGGGTCGAAATATGGCTTTCAAATTAAGTTCCGAATTAGTGGATGCTGCCAAAGGGAGTGGCGATGCCATACGCAAAAAGGAAGAGACTCATAGAATGGCAGAGGCAAATAGAGCGTTTGCACATTTTCGTTAA